The sequence GGCGTTCAGTTCATCCAGTCGGAGGTGGGCTGTATCCCAGTCAAAGATGCCTCCTCAGCAGGGCCATTGCCTGCTTGATCTCGTCGGCCATCGCCTGTGCTTCGGCACGCATGGTTCGTGTCTTTCCTGTTGCCTTTTATGTCCGTGTCCGGCATCGCACCGGACGGAGGAGGGTTTTATGGCATCTTGCCCGTGGTATCAACCCTGCGGCATGGGATACCTGCATTCAGTACAGCCCGCCGGCCCGGGGTTGGCCATCCTGTCGGGGCGGTGGGCGTTTTGCACTGTCGGCCGGTTCGCGGTACACATCGGCAGGACCAAGAAGGGCGTCTTCGTCGGTAATGACGGCATCGTCCTGGCTTTCAACGCTTTCTGCCATGGCTGCCGATCCGTCAACAACACCTCCGGTGGTAAATCCCGGACTATTGCCGACCTTGAATGCTTCCTGGATGACATCGCTATCACCAGGCATGGCTAGACGGCCGCTGCGGTGATCCACCCGGACCAGCTGGATTCCACGTGGGACCGCGAAGGGGCGTACTGGCTTGCCTTTCAGGGCATCTTTCATGAAGTCGTGGAAGATTGGCAGTGCCGTACTGGCACCGGTTTCCCGCTGCCCCAGTGACTTGGGTTCATCAAACCCGACAAAGGCGCCAACAACCAGATCCGGGGTAAATCCGATGAACCAGGTGTCGTTGCTATCATTTGTGGTTCCGGTCTTGCCTGCCATGGGAACCCCGAGTGGTGCGAGGCGGCGTGCCGTACCATATTGGACCGCACCTTCCAGAATATGCACGATCTGGTACACACTGCGTGGATCTGCAATCTGTTCCCGGTAATCTGGAATTTCCGGCATCGGCTGTCCTGTCCAGAACACGTCGCGGCAATCCGGGCATGGGCGTGTGTCATGCCGGTATACTGTTGTGCCGCTGCGATCCTGGATTCGGTCGATCAGGGTTGGTGTGATCCGTTTTCCGCCGTTGGCCAGCATGGCATACGCGGTTGTCAGGCGGAGAACCGTGGTTTCCCCGGCGCCTAGGGATGAAGCCAGATTGCGCGGGAACTTCCGGTCGATGCCGAAGACTTCAGCGGTGCGTGCAACTTTGTCCATGCCGGTGGCCTGGGCCAAGCGGATGGTCATCAGGTTTCTGGATTTCTCCAGCCCGACCCTCAGTGTTGTCGGGCCATAGTATTGGCCAGAGTAGTTTTTAGGCTTCCAGAGCGGTAGGCCCGGGCCCTGGTCGTACACAAAGGGGGCGTCCATGATCAGGGTTGACGGACTGAATCCCGACTCAAGGGCAGCTAGATAGATAAATGGCTTTAACGCCGATCCCGGTTGGCGCAGGGCTTGTGTGGCGCGGTTGAACTCCGACCGTTCGGACGAAAATCCACCCACCATGGCCAGAACGCGCCCGGTGTGGGGATCCATGGCCACAAGGGCCCCCTCTACCTTGGGGATTTGTTCTAGGCTGTATTCATGCGCCCGGTTGGTTTCCCCAACCAAGATGATATCGCCAACCTTGACGATAGCGCCCGGGCTTTGTGCCCGTGTCCATTTCATGGACTGAAAGGAAACGGTCCCGGTGCTGCCATCTGCAAAGCCAACGACAACCCGTTCCCGTTCAACTTTCAGGACGGCGGCCAGTCCCCAATGTTCCGGTGTGCCAAGGGGGGGGCGGAATGTGCCCAGAACCTGTTTCCAGGCACCCGGATCGGCCAACTCTGCCAGAACACCCCGCCAGCCATGGCGGCGGTCATAGGCAATAAGGCCATTGTGCAGGGCTTTTTCAGCAAGGTGCTGGTAGATGGGGTCCAGTGTTGTCCGGACGGCGAGGCCCCCCTTGTAAAGGGAATTCTCGCCATAGCGGGCGACAATCTGCCGGCGGACTTCTTCTGCAAAGAAATCGGCACCCCGGACATACTCTGTCTCATCGCGGTCCTTGGTTTCCAAGGGGTCTGCCAAGGCTGCGGTGGCTTCTTCCGGACTGACGTTGCCGTCTTCCAGCATTCTCATGATGACCCAGTTGCGTCGCTCCAGGGCAGCGGCGTGTTTGCGTACCGGGTGGTAGTTGTTCGGGGCCTTGGGGACAGCAGCCAGATAAGCGGCTTCGGCAACGGTGAGCTGATCCAGCGTTTTGTTGAAGTAATTCAGGGCGGCGGCTGCTACGCCATAGGAACCATAGCCAAGGTAAATTTCGTTCAGGTACAGCTCCAGAATATGATCCTTGGAGAAGGCCTGCTCGATACGCAGGGCCAGAATGGCTTCCTTAATCTTGCGCTCTATGGATACTTCGTTGGTCAGCAGAAAGTTCTTGGCGACCTGTTGGGTGATTGTAGAGGCGCCAACCGGGCGTTTGTCGGAACCAAAATTGCGGGCATTGACGATAACCGCGCGGGCTAGGCCTGTCAGATCCAAGCCGTAGTGCTGGTAAAAGTTCTTATCTTCAGCGGACAGGAAGGCATCAATAACCCGGCGGGGCACGGCAGAGACAGGGACAAAAACCCGTTTTTCAACAGCATATTCAGTGATCAGCCGCCCGTCGCCGGCATAAAGGCGTGTTGTGATCGGTGGCTGGTAGTCAGCCAGCTGCCGATAGTCTGGCAGATCACGTCCAAAGTGCCACATAACGCTGCCAACAACAGCGATCCCGGCGATAATGGATAAAAGCAACAAACTGAAAACAACGACCAGAACCCTGGACATGAGCGGGTATACCTTTGTTTCACGGCGCCGCTGCCGCAGATGCCTATACGTCTGAGAAGCCGGACACTATAGCGGCTGAAGGTCACGCCAGCTACCGAAGTTTGGTGTCTGTTTCATGGCAGAGAGGCTTTCTGGGTGGCCGAGAAATAACGGTCTATGGCGCGGACCATGGCTGATGCCAGTTTCTTGCGATAGCCCCGGGTTCGCAGCAGGCGTTCTTCATCACGGTTTGTCAGATAGCCCATTTCCATCAGAAATGACGGAATATCGGGTGCCTTCAGGACAGCAAACCCGGCAAAGCGGTGTGACCGCGGCAGCAGTGTGATATCGCGCCGCAGTTCGGCAATCACAATTTCAGCCAGCCGGGACGACAGATTCATGGTCTCCCTCTGGGCTAGGTCAATCAGGATGTTGGTGACTTCCTTGCTCTCGTGGCTCAGGTCGATTCCAGCAATAATGTCCGCCTTGTTTTCTGATGTGGCAAGGGCAGCAGCCTCGGCGTCAGAGGCATTGTCCGACAGGGTATAGACGGAAAGGCCCCGTATCGACGGCTTGGCCCCGGCATCGGCATGGATTGAAATAAACAGGTCGGCCCGGTGCGTGCGGGCAATGGCCACGCGCTCTCTCAGTTGCAGGAAGATATCCCGGTCCCGGGTCAGGTGTACCGTGTACCGGCCCGTTTTATCCAGTGCGGCTTTGAGTTCCCGCGCTGTGGACAGGGTCAGGTTTTTCTCGAAAATACCGGATACCCCGGTGGCGCCGGGATCAATACCTCCATGGCCCGGGTCGAGGACAATCACAGGCTTGGCTGGAGACGGTACGGCCTTGCGTTTCTCCGGCGTCATCGGCTGGCGGGGCAGGGTGTTGTCAACCTGTGTCGTCGCTGGCTCCGTATCCTGAGGGCCATGCTTGGGGCGAAATGTGCCGGTCCGGTTTCCCGGTCCGGCAGAGCGCTGGAACATAGCTGCGTCAACGGGTGCCAGATCCACCACCAGACGCCAACTGGTTTGTTCCCCCGGGGGGAGGACGAACATATTCTTCACGGCAGCAGGTTCTGCCAAATCTAGGACAATACGGGAGTTGCCGGGCTGGAACAGGCCATAACGCATGGCCTTGACCAGAAGGCCCGGCTTTCCCGGGACAGCGGGCTGTTCGAACTGCCAGTCAATTTCCGGAAGGTCAATGATGATACGGGCTGGGTTCGTCAGGGAAAAGGCACTGAACGGAACGTCGCCGGTCACATCGATCACAACACGGGTAAATGTCCCATGGTTGCCTAGGCGTACATTCCGTGCGCCAACCGCTTCGGCTCCGTGGCTGGAGAACAGGACGACCCCGGCCAGCCCGGCTGCACCAGCCAGGATAGCCCGCCGTGACAGGCAGGGATATTCCAGTCCATCCCGGGCGGGGGCAAAAGCGACAAGTGTATTTCTGGAAGGAGTCTTGGGCGTGTCCATGGTATCCGGTATCGAGGGAATGTCAGCCAGGGCAGGGTGTATAAGTATCAGGCGGTCGTGTGCAGGTGTTCTTTAGTAGCCCCAATCATCCTTGGGTAGGGCTTTGTCCCGTTCCACTGCTTCGGGACGGCGTTGGAGTGTGGTATCCAGTGCGGATCATATGGCGCTATTTCGCAAGTTTGACAAGTTTCTCCACGTGCTAGCCTTCTTGCAACAGCAAAGCTGTGGCGTGTCTGCAAGAGCCAGACGGATACTGAAGTGATGTGATAGCGGGGTATTGCTGAACAAAATGTTGTACCCGGGGGCACGGACCGTTATTGTCATCGGTGATGGGTTACCGTTGCCAGACAGGCGTTGGACAGTTTTCCTGCCATATTACTCCCTTACCTCCTCACAAGCCCTGCGTTGCTGGATTCTCGGGAGGGGGCGGGGGTAGCGTCTGAACAGGCTGTGTGGCGTGTGTGCTTTACCAACGGATGCGGCCGGTTTAAGCCGGTTTAGAGAAGGTTCGTGGTGAAGGGGGAGTATCGCACCGCAGCAATCCGGCAGGTTGGTTAACTCAGGGTAAACGGTATTAACCACAAAGATTCGAGGCTTTTGTGCAGCCCCACGTTGCCATGGATGTAACACAGTTATCTTTTTCGCTCCGCGGTCGGGAAGCCGGCGCGGTGCGTGATGGCTGTGTCCTTGGTGACATGATGCGTGGCGCCGGAAGCCTTGTCGGCACGATTTCCCAAAGGCTGCCCCACGTTCGGGGGATGCCGGCGGTGACACGGAGTTTCAGGGCTTATGGCCAAGCGCATGTTGATCGATACGACCCACCCGGAAGAAACACGGGTTGTGGTTTTGAATGGGACACGGCTCGAACAGTTTGATGTCGAGACCTCAACAAAGAAACAAATAAAAGGGAACATATACTTAGCAAAAGTTATTCGTGTAGAGCCATCCCTCCAGGCTGCTTTTGTTGAATATGGCGGCGGGCGTCATGGTTTCTTGGCTTTCAGTGAAATCCATCCGGACTATTACCAAATTCCGGTTGCTGACCGTCAGGCTCTGTTGGCTGAAGAGGCTGCCCGTGCAGCGGAAGAAGCCGAACGCGAAAACGTTGCCGCAGAGCAGGAAGATCTTGAGGGAGTTGTCGAGGAAGGCGGCGATGTTCCGGCCTATCGTTCCCGGCGTCCATCCCTGTTGCAGTCCTATAAAATTCAGGAAGTCATCAAGCGTCGCCAGATTATGCTGGTGCAGGTGGTCAAGGAAGAGCGTGGCAACAAGGGTGCCGCGCTGACAACCTACCTGTCTTTGGCCGGGCGCTACTGTGTGCTGATGCCCAATACGGCCCGTGGGGGCGGTGTTTCCCGCAAGATTACAAACGCGGCTGACCGCAAGCGGTTGAAGGAAATCATGAGCGATCTGGATGTTCCGTCCCAGATGGCAGTGATTTTGCGTACAGCCGGGCAGGAACGGTCCCGTGCCGAAATCAAGCGTGACTACGAATATCTTATTCGTACTTGGGTCCAGATAAGGGATGTCACCATGCAGTCCTGTGCCCCGGCTTTGGTGCATGAGGAAGGTAATCTGATCAAGCGCGCCATTCGTGATATCTATTCTACCGATATAGATGAAGTGATGGTGGAAGGTGAGGACGGATACCGCGTTGCCAAGGACTTCATGAAAATCCTGACCCCCAGTCATGCGCGCCGTGTTCAGCCTTACCGCGATCCGTCCATGCCGCTGTTCCACCGTTTCCAAGTGGATAGTCAGCTGGATGCCATGCACAACCCGACGGTACAGTTGAAGTCTGGCGGGTATATTGTCATCAACCAGACAGAGGCCTTGGTTGCCATTGATGTCAATTCCGGGCGTGCCACTAGGGAACGTCACATCGAGGAAACGGCTCTGAAGACGAACCTAGAAGCGGCCGAGGAAGTGGCCCGTCAGTTGCGTCTGCGGGATCTGGCCGGTCTGGTGGTCATTGACTTTATCGATATGGAAGAGCCCCGCAATAATGCGGCGGTTGAGCGGCGTCTGAAAGAAGCCCTGCGGCTGGACCGTGCCCGTATTCAGGTGGGCCGGATCAGTATGTTTGGTCTTCTGGAGCTTTCACGCCAGCGTCTGCGTCCTTCTCTTATGGAAACAAGTTTCCAGCCCTGTCCCCGTTGTGCCGGGACGGGCATGGTGCGTTCTGTTGAAAGTGCGGCCGTTCATATTCTGCGGGCGATTGAGGAAGAGGGCGTGCGCCGGCGTGCTTCCGAGGTTGTGGTGCATGTTGCAACGCCGGTTGCCTTGTATGTGTTGAACAACAAGCGCGCGGCCCTGACCGAGATTGAACAGCGTTACGCCCTGACGGCCTTTCTGAAGGGTGATGACAGTTTGATTCCGCCAGAGTGTCGGATCGAGCGACTGAAACCTGCCGTACCGCTTCCTGCTGCTGGTGTTCGTTCTGTACCGATTTCTGTTCAGCCCGATCTAGATGAGGACGAGGACGAGGAAGAGGGCGCTTTGCCCGTTTCCGGTGACGAGGTGCTTGTTGATGTTCCGGTCGCCGCTGTGGGGGAGGCTGTCTCCGTCGTTGTTTCCCAAGGTGGGGAATTGGGCGAGGGAGAAGGAGGGGATTCTCGCAAGCGGCGCAAGCGGCGCCGGCGTCGGCGTCGTGATGGATCTGTGATGCCTGTGGAGCAGGCAGGCAGTGATGTTGCCGTGTCCGGAGATATGGGTGCTGATGATGCGGTTGTCGCGGTTGATGGCGATAACTCTTCTGATGAGGCTCAGGGTATCGCCGTTACAGCTGATGCGCCTGATGATGAGGGGGGTGATGCCAAGCGTCGTCGCCGTTCCCGGCGTGGTGGCCGCCGTCGGCGTCGGCCCACGGAACAGGATGTTGATGTGATAGGCTCAGTCATGGCGGGCCATGGTGATCATCTGGAGGTGGTGCCGCCCGTGAACGGCAGTGCTGTCCAGGCAGACGTGCCAACAGATGGCATTGCCGGTGATGCTGTTGCACGGCCTCCTCTGCGTCGTGTAAGGCGGGTTCGTCGGAACGAAGATCCCGGTCAATCTGATCCTATTGTTGATAACCTGTCTCTGATGGCGGCCGTAAACGCTGTGGCCGGGACTGGGGATGCTGTGGCCGTTCTGGATCGGGTTGATGATGTGCCTGCTACTGTTGTGGCGGATGTGGTTGAGCATTCCGGGGCAGAAGAGGCGGTGCCCGCGAAGAAGCCTGTTCGCAAGCGGACATCCCGTTCCCGTGCAGCGGCCGCTGTTGAAGCGGATCCGGTTGTTGCGGAAGCTGCTGATCCGAAACCCAAGAAGCGCCGTGCTTCCCGCAAGGCTGAGACCTCTGTGGCCGATGCGAATGGAGCGTCTGTCAAGGAGACCAGCGTGAAAACCGATGATCGTCAGGCACCTCCTTCAACGGAGCCTGCCCAGCAGCAGCTTGCCATGGCGGATGCTGTGGAATCCGATGCCGCCGCTGCTCCCCGTCGGGGCTGGTGGAAGCGGTAAATCTTGTTTAACAAGATGTTTGTGCGCAAAACCCCGCCAGATCATGGCGGGGTTTTTGTTGGACTATTTCTTGCGTTGCACAGGAAGCTATCAGGCTTTCAGCTATCCTGCTCCCACGGTGCGTTTCGTGCAATCCAGCCGCCACCGGCCATACGTTCCCCTATATAGAAAACGCAGGCCTGACCGGGGGATACTCCATCGGCGGGGTTATCCAGAACGACCTCTGCCCATCCATCCGGGCGCCCGTATATTGTAGCAGAAACGGGATGGAAGCTGTTGCGCACCTTGATGCTGACGGCAGCTCCTTCGGTAGGCAGGATTCCCTTGTCGGGCATCCAGTTGATATGTCGCAGAGCAAAGCGATCCCTGCCCAGTGCTGAACGTGGACCGACGATGACGCGTCTGGACGTTGGTTCCACGCGTATAACATACAACCGCTCTGCCGTTCCGCCGATATCCAGTCCACGGCGTTGACCGACCGTGAAGTGAATAATGCCTTCATGCTGTCCCAGCACGGTGCCATCTATGTGAACAATGTCACCGGGCATGGTGGATTCCGGTCGCAGTTCCTGCACCACGCGGGCGTAGTTGCCATCAGGGACGAAGCAGATATCCTGACTGTCCGGCTTCTCGGAAACAGCCAGTCCGTGCCTGCGGGCAATGGCGCGGGTTTGATCTTTATCCAGGGCACCTAGGGGAAAGCGCAGATACGACAGCTGTTCGTTGGTTGTGGCAAACAGGAAATAGCTCTGATCCCGCCCGTGGTCGGCGCCGCGCCACAGCTCTGGCCCTTGCGGGGTTAGTACCCGGCGGACATAGTGCCCGGTCACCAAGGCTGCGGCATCCAGATCCCGCGCGGCCTGAACCAGATCCCGGAATTTGACTGTCTGGTTGCACAACACACAGGGAACAGGCGTTTCGCCGGCAATATAGGAATCGGCAAAGGCAGACATGACGTCTTTCATGAACGTCGCTTCGTAATCTACCACGTAGTGGGGAATGCCCAGATGGTCTGCCGTCCGCCGCGCATCATAGATATCCTGACCGGCGCAACAGGTTTTGGTGCGCCCGACCGTTATACCGGCATCGTAAAGCTGCATGGTCATCCCGATGACCTGGTACCCGGCATCCTTCAGGATGGCTGCGGCCACCGCGCTGTCAACGCCGCCAGACATGGCAACAACAACCCGTGTATCAGCCGGGTTGCCGGGAATATCCAGATCAATCGATGCGTGGGACATCATCTGCATAGCAAAAACGGTATCCGGCGGTTTTTGGCGAAATTGTTCTGTTCTGTGCGGGGGTGTCAGCTCCCCGCTGCCCCGCGGCTTCCTGCCGGCAGGTGCACGGTCAGGCCATCCAGTTCCGGCTTCATGATAATCTGGCACCCGAGCCGGCTGGTCTTTGTCAGCCCAAAGGCGAGGTCCAGCATGTCCTCCTCATCCTCTGCCGGTGGCTCCAGGCGGTCGAACCAATCCGGGGCGATGATGACATGGCAGGTGGAGCATGCCAGAGACCCTTCGCACGCGCCTTCTAGGTCAACGTCGTTGCGATGGGCAATTTCCAGTACAGACAGGCCTTCCGGGGCTTCGACCTCGAGTCGGGTTCCATCAGGGCTGAGGAAGGTCATCTTCGGCATGCCGACAGCTCTCCATGATAACAGATTATGGTTACACGTGCGGGAATGGATAGCTCCTGTCCTGCTTTGGGGCAAGGCCTTTTACAGGGATCAGGCGGTTGGTCCCTAGTGTCCTACGCAGCAGTCCGCGCCAAGGGAGACCAGGCTGTCAGGAATGCTTCAATATCGGACTCTTGGCTGTTCCAGCCTAGGCTGATGCGGATCGTGTCACGGGCTTGCGACTCGCTTGCCCCCATGGCAGCCAGAACCGGGCTTGGTGCTGTTTTCCCGGACGAACACGCCGATCCGGCAGATACGGCAATGCCGGCAAGGTCCAGGGCCATGAGCTGGCGCTGCTGGTTGACCCCCCTCAGTTCAACACAGGTTGTATTGGGAAGGCGGTTTTCCGCATGGCCCCAGATTCTCGCCCTGGGAGCCAGGGAGGCGATACGGCTT comes from Haematospirillum jordaniae and encodes:
- a CDS encoding N-acetylmuramoyl-L-alanine amidase, yielding MDTPKTPSRNTLVAFAPARDGLEYPCLSRRAILAGAAGLAGVVLFSSHGAEAVGARNVRLGNHGTFTRVVIDVTGDVPFSAFSLTNPARIIIDLPEIDWQFEQPAVPGKPGLLVKAMRYGLFQPGNSRIVLDLAEPAAVKNMFVLPPGEQTSWRLVVDLAPVDAAMFQRSAGPGNRTGTFRPKHGPQDTEPATTQVDNTLPRQPMTPEKRKAVPSPAKPVIVLDPGHGGIDPGATGVSGIFEKNLTLSTARELKAALDKTGRYTVHLTRDRDIFLQLRERVAIARTHRADLFISIHADAGAKPSIRGLSVYTLSDNASDAEAAALATSENKADIIAGIDLSHESKEVTNILIDLAQRETMNLSSRLAEIVIAELRRDITLLPRSHRFAGFAVLKAPDIPSFLMEMGYLTNRDEERLLRTRGYRKKLASAMVRAIDRYFSATQKASLP
- a CDS encoding ferredoxin family 2Fe-2S iron-sulfur cluster binding protein; protein product: MPKMTFLSPDGTRLEVEAPEGLSVLEIAHRNDVDLEGACEGSLACSTCHVIIAPDWFDRLEPPAEDEEDMLDLAFGLTKTSRLGCQIIMKPELDGLTVHLPAGSRGAAGS
- a CDS encoding penicillin-binding protein 1A gives rise to the protein MSRVLVVVFSLLLLSIIAGIAVVGSVMWHFGRDLPDYRQLADYQPPITTRLYAGDGRLITEYAVEKRVFVPVSAVPRRVIDAFLSAEDKNFYQHYGLDLTGLARAVIVNARNFGSDKRPVGASTITQQVAKNFLLTNEVSIERKIKEAILALRIEQAFSKDHILELYLNEIYLGYGSYGVAAAALNYFNKTLDQLTVAEAAYLAAVPKAPNNYHPVRKHAAALERRNWVIMRMLEDGNVSPEEATAALADPLETKDRDETEYVRGADFFAEEVRRQIVARYGENSLYKGGLAVRTTLDPIYQHLAEKALHNGLIAYDRRHGWRGVLAELADPGAWKQVLGTFRPPLGTPEHWGLAAVLKVERERVVVGFADGSTGTVSFQSMKWTRAQSPGAIVKVGDIILVGETNRAHEYSLEQIPKVEGALVAMDPHTGRVLAMVGGFSSERSEFNRATQALRQPGSALKPFIYLAALESGFSPSTLIMDAPFVYDQGPGLPLWKPKNYSGQYYGPTTLRVGLEKSRNLMTIRLAQATGMDKVARTAEVFGIDRKFPRNLASSLGAGETTVLRLTTAYAMLANGGKRITPTLIDRIQDRSGTTVYRHDTRPCPDCRDVFWTGQPMPEIPDYREQIADPRSVYQIVHILEGAVQYGTARRLAPLGVPMAGKTGTTNDSNDTWFIGFTPDLVVGAFVGFDEPKSLGQRETGASTALPIFHDFMKDALKGKPVRPFAVPRGIQLVRVDHRSGRLAMPGDSDVIQEAFKVGNSPGFTTGGVVDGSAAMAESVESQDDAVITDEDALLGPADVYREPADSAKRPPPRQDGQPRAGGLY
- the mnmA gene encoding tRNA 2-thiouridine(34) synthase MnmA, with the translated sequence MQMMSHASIDLDIPGNPADTRVVVAMSGGVDSAVAAAILKDAGYQVIGMTMQLYDAGITVGRTKTCCAGQDIYDARRTADHLGIPHYVVDYEATFMKDVMSAFADSYIAGETPVPCVLCNQTVKFRDLVQAARDLDAAALVTGHYVRRVLTPQGPELWRGADHGRDQSYFLFATTNEQLSYLRFPLGALDKDQTRAIARRHGLAVSEKPDSQDICFVPDGNYARVVQELRPESTMPGDIVHIDGTVLGQHEGIIHFTVGQRRGLDIGGTAERLYVIRVEPTSRRVIVGPRSALGRDRFALRHINWMPDKGILPTEGAAVSIKVRNSFHPVSATIYGRPDGWAEVVLDNPADGVSPGQACVFYIGERMAGGGWIARNAPWEQDS
- a CDS encoding Rne/Rng family ribonuclease yields the protein MAKRMLIDTTHPEETRVVVLNGTRLEQFDVETSTKKQIKGNIYLAKVIRVEPSLQAAFVEYGGGRHGFLAFSEIHPDYYQIPVADRQALLAEEAARAAEEAERENVAAEQEDLEGVVEEGGDVPAYRSRRPSLLQSYKIQEVIKRRQIMLVQVVKEERGNKGAALTTYLSLAGRYCVLMPNTARGGGVSRKITNAADRKRLKEIMSDLDVPSQMAVILRTAGQERSRAEIKRDYEYLIRTWVQIRDVTMQSCAPALVHEEGNLIKRAIRDIYSTDIDEVMVEGEDGYRVAKDFMKILTPSHARRVQPYRDPSMPLFHRFQVDSQLDAMHNPTVQLKSGGYIVINQTEALVAIDVNSGRATRERHIEETALKTNLEAAEEVARQLRLRDLAGLVVIDFIDMEEPRNNAAVERRLKEALRLDRARIQVGRISMFGLLELSRQRLRPSLMETSFQPCPRCAGTGMVRSVESAAVHILRAIEEEGVRRRASEVVVHVATPVALYVLNNKRAALTEIEQRYALTAFLKGDDSLIPPECRIERLKPAVPLPAAGVRSVPISVQPDLDEDEDEEEGALPVSGDEVLVDVPVAAVGEAVSVVVSQGGELGEGEGGDSRKRRKRRRRRRRDGSVMPVEQAGSDVAVSGDMGADDAVVAVDGDNSSDEAQGIAVTADAPDDEGGDAKRRRRSRRGGRRRRRPTEQDVDVIGSVMAGHGDHLEVVPPVNGSAVQADVPTDGIAGDAVARPPLRRVRRVRRNEDPGQSDPIVDNLSLMAAVNAVAGTGDAVAVLDRVDDVPATVVADVVEHSGAEEAVPAKKPVRKRTSRSRAAAAVEADPVVAEAADPKPKKRRASRKAETSVADANGASVKETSVKTDDRQAPPSTEPAQQQLAMADAVESDAAAAPRRGWWKR